The stretch of DNA TTTCAGCTGCTGGTATTCACGGCGCACAAATGCGCACGATGCAGGGGTTCAGTGCGCATGATAGAACGATCGCAGATCGCATTGCGAGCGTTCAAAGCGTTCTGGAAGCACGGGTAGGAGCGATGGCAGGCGTGCTCATTGAGCGAAAGCCGCTGTCGGTTGCCGTGCATTATCGGGCATGTCCGCAAAACGAAAGCGCAATCGTGAGCATCGCGCGGGAGATCGTTGCTGGCCACGCTGCGTTGAAATACATCATCGGAAAATGCGTGGTGGAAATTCTGCCGGCGGTTGCCAATAAAGGCGCCGCAATCGCGCACTTCATGCGACTTGAACCATTTAATGGCCGCATCCCTCTGTTTGCCGGTGACGACGTGACGGACGAGGATGGGTTTGATCTCGTCAATTCGATGAATGGCGTATCGATCAAAATTGGCGATGGACCTTCGCGCGCTGTTTTCGGCTTTGAAACGGCGGCGGAGTTTCGTCAATGGCTCGTCCAGAAATCCGGGCAAAGTGAAGGGGCGGGAAATTGAATACGCTTGATCTTGGGTTGGTTGGCAACTGCAACGTCGCAGCGCTTATCGATAAGCGTGCGAACATTGTTTGGTATTGCCTGCCACGCATTGATGGCGATCCGGTCTTTCACAGCCTCCTAGGCTGTTCGCCTGAACGACATGGAGATGGCACTTTTTCCATCGAGGTGGACGGCTTTACGCAGAGCGACCAAGCTTATATCGAA from Hyphomicrobiaceae bacterium encodes:
- the otsB gene encoding trehalose-phosphatase; translated protein: MTSIQKPAHRPAPTLNDLSGYALFLDIDGTLADIVATPSQARVPREAVTAIEVLAHHLDGAVALISGRHLDDIDAMTGLQKISAAGIHGAQMRTMQGFSAHDRTIADRIASVQSVLEARVGAMAGVLIERKPLSVAVHYRACPQNESAIVSIAREIVAGHAALKYIIGKCVVEILPAVANKGAAIAHFMRLEPFNGRIPLFAGDDVTDEDGFDLVNSMNGVSIKIGDGPSRAVFGFETAAEFRQWLVQKSGQSEGAGN